From Rhodoferax sp. AJA081-3, the proteins below share one genomic window:
- a CDS encoding TonB-dependent receptor: protein MGTYSPFTQRARRPVAPTRNALSVACLICMASASTANTTPNPAEALPPVVVQGTYDNAVGTSNAASQGVVTAKLIENRPTLRPAEVLEFVPGVIVTQHSGDGKANQYFLRGFNLDHGTDFATFVDGMPVNMPTHAHGHGYSDLNWLIPELVSRISYKKGPYFADEGDFSSAGVARLGLFDTLPQGIASLTLGDNGYARGLLTQSVPWQGATVLYAVETAHNNGPWEQPERFHRANGVLRYSTASDNARTSLTAMAYSAAWRSTDQIPQRAVDQGLVGRFGTLDPTDGGHTERYSLSWQTERKADTRNFKANAYAITSKLNLVSNFTYNLEQAEPPVNGDQFVQAESRQVFGGGVSQSFATPFGGFDSSTTVGTSIRMDRLEPVGLYRGLGGQRTATLQESQVSQSLVGLYAENTTAWTPTFRTLLGARYDRMAVDVRSSITDNTGQHTADLTSPKLSLILGPWNKTEYFVNIGSGFHSNDARGVTARLAPKEGTPIDPSPALVRTTGSELGLRTEAITGLQSSLALWQLDMGSELVFAGDAGDTGASGASRRWGVEFNNHYRATPWLLLDADIAVSHAEFTTVQGDAPNAGRHVPGSVETVVSLGAVISDRGPWSGQFQLRYFGPRPLIEDNSQRSDGTTLAYLRVGYQINPKTKLALDVFNLFDRKASDIDYYYASRLPGEAAEGVADRHFHPVEPRSLRLTLTARF from the coding sequence ATGGGAACTTACTCCCCGTTCACACAGCGCGCGCGCCGCCCGGTGGCACCCACGCGCAACGCCCTCTCGGTGGCCTGCCTTATTTGCATGGCGTCGGCCAGCACCGCAAACACCACCCCCAACCCCGCCGAAGCGCTGCCACCCGTGGTGGTACAGGGCACCTACGACAACGCGGTCGGCACCTCCAACGCGGCCAGCCAGGGCGTGGTCACCGCCAAGCTGATCGAAAACCGCCCCACCCTGCGCCCGGCCGAGGTGTTGGAGTTTGTGCCCGGTGTCATCGTCACCCAGCACAGTGGCGACGGCAAAGCCAACCAGTACTTTCTGCGCGGCTTCAACTTGGACCATGGCACCGACTTCGCCACCTTTGTCGACGGCATGCCGGTCAACATGCCCACCCATGCCCACGGACATGGCTACAGCGACTTGAACTGGTTGATACCTGAGTTGGTCAGCCGCATCAGCTACAAAAAAGGGCCCTACTTTGCCGACGAGGGCGACTTCAGCTCCGCCGGCGTGGCGCGTCTGGGCCTGTTCGACACATTGCCGCAGGGCATTGCATCCCTCACGCTGGGTGACAACGGTTACGCACGGGGTTTGTTGACCCAATCTGTGCCCTGGCAAGGGGCAACGGTGTTGTACGCCGTGGAGACCGCGCACAACAACGGCCCGTGGGAGCAACCCGAGCGCTTCCACCGCGCCAACGGTGTGCTGCGCTACAGCACTGCCAGTGACAACGCCCGCACCAGCCTCACCGCCATGGCCTACAGCGCCGCGTGGCGCTCCACCGACCAAATTCCGCAGCGTGCGGTGGACCAGGGCCTGGTGGGCCGCTTCGGCACCCTGGACCCGACGGATGGGGGCCACACTGAACGCTACAGCCTGTCTTGGCAGACCGAGCGCAAGGCAGACACACGCAACTTCAAAGCCAATGCCTACGCCATCACCTCCAAGCTGAACCTGGTGTCCAACTTCACCTACAACCTGGAGCAAGCAGAACCCCCGGTCAATGGTGACCAGTTTGTGCAGGCCGAGAGCCGCCAGGTGTTTGGTGGCGGAGTAAGCCAATCCTTTGCCACCCCGTTTGGCGGATTCGACAGCAGCACCACCGTGGGTACCAGCATACGCATGGACCGTCTGGAGCCGGTGGGCCTGTACCGCGGTCTGGGCGGGCAGCGCACCGCCACCCTGCAAGAGAGTCAGGTCAGCCAAAGCCTGGTGGGCCTGTACGCCGAAAACACCACCGCTTGGACCCCCACGTTTCGCACCCTGCTGGGGGCGCGCTACGACCGTATGGCGGTGGATGTGCGCAGCTCCATAACCGACAACACGGGCCAGCACACGGCCGACCTCACCAGCCCCAAGCTGTCGTTGATCCTGGGCCCATGGAACAAGACCGAATACTTCGTCAACATCGGCAGCGGCTTCCACAGTAACGACGCCCGTGGCGTAACCGCCCGGCTGGCACCTAAAGAAGGCACACCCATAGACCCCTCCCCCGCCCTGGTGCGCACCACCGGCAGCGAGCTGGGCCTGCGCACCGAAGCCATCACCGGGCTGCAAAGCTCTTTGGCCCTGTGGCAGCTCGACATGGGCTCGGAACTGGTGTTTGCGGGTGACGCCGGCGACACCGGTGCCAGCGGCGCCAGCCGACGCTGGGGTGTGGAGTTCAACAACCACTACCGCGCCACACCTTGGCTGCTGCTGGATGCCGACATTGCCGTCTCACACGCAGAGTTCACCACGGTTCAGGGCGATGCACCCAACGCCGGACGCCACGTTCCTGGATCAGTCGAAACCGTGGTCTCGCTGGGCGCGGTCATCAGCGACCGGGGCCCGTGGTCGGGCCAGTTCCAGCTGCGCTACTTTGGCCCGCGCCCGTTGATTGAGGACAACAGCCAGCGTTCTGACGGCACCACCTTGGCCTATCTGCGTGTGGGTTACCAGATCAACCCCAAAACCAAACTGGCCCTGGACGTGTTTAACCTCTTTGACCGCAAAGCCAGCGACATTGACTACTACTATGCCTCGCGCCTGCCCGGAGAAGCGGCCGAGGGTGTGGCCGACCGCCACTTTCACCCGGTGGAGCCGCGCAGCCTGCGCTTGACGCTGACGGCCCGTTTCTGA
- a CDS encoding NAD(P)-dependent alcohol dehydrogenase: MKAILQSAYGEPAQVLSLGEADKPIPNKGEVLVRVKAASVHADVWHVVKGWPYVLRAMGSGLARPKNPIPGTDMAGVVEALGEGVTRFQVGDAVFGECAKGFQWANGGAYAEYVAVTQDALAHKPDTVSFEQAASVPTPGLIAWHNLMGPRPWRAGQHVLINGAGGGVGAVALQLAKAHGATVTAVEHTSKLAMVRALGADHVLDYTRDDPTQGGPRYDFILDVASNLNIRDCARVFNPGGVYILIGHDHYGASGSKWLGSGIPSFVKLLLRTAFDPHLVKPNMAAPDRLAGMALFADLMDKGQLTPVVDRVFPMAQVVDAMAYLASGRAMGRIVVVP, encoded by the coding sequence ATGAAAGCCATACTCCAAAGCGCCTATGGCGAACCCGCGCAGGTTTTGTCACTGGGTGAAGCTGATAAACCGATTCCGAACAAAGGCGAAGTGCTCGTGCGCGTGAAAGCCGCATCCGTGCATGCCGACGTATGGCACGTCGTCAAAGGTTGGCCCTATGTGTTGCGTGCGATGGGCAGCGGCCTGGCCAGACCCAAGAACCCCATCCCTGGCACTGACATGGCGGGTGTTGTGGAGGCTTTGGGCGAGGGGGTGACCCGGTTTCAGGTGGGTGACGCTGTGTTCGGCGAGTGTGCCAAGGGCTTTCAGTGGGCCAATGGTGGTGCGTATGCGGAGTATGTGGCGGTAACCCAAGATGCTCTGGCGCACAAACCGGACACCGTCTCTTTTGAGCAGGCGGCCAGCGTGCCAACACCGGGCCTGATTGCCTGGCACAACCTGATGGGCCCCCGGCCCTGGCGTGCCGGCCAACATGTGCTGATCAATGGTGCCGGTGGCGGAGTAGGCGCCGTTGCGCTACAACTGGCCAAGGCCCATGGCGCTACCGTTACGGCCGTGGAACACACCAGCAAACTGGCTATGGTGCGTGCGCTGGGTGCAGACCATGTGCTGGATTACACCCGGGACGATCCGACACAAGGCGGCCCGCGTTACGACTTCATACTGGACGTGGCGTCCAATCTGAACATCCGCGACTGCGCCCGCGTCTTCAACCCCGGGGGTGTCTACATTCTCATTGGCCATGACCACTACGGTGCATCGGGTTCTAAGTGGCTGGGCAGCGGCATCCCTTCATTCGTGAAGCTGCTACTGCGCACCGCCTTTGACCCGCACCTGGTCAAACCCAATATGGCCGCGCCGGACCGACTCGCAGGCATGGCGCTGTTTGCTGACCTGATGGACAAGGGGCAGTTGACACCGGTGGTGGACCGGGTCTTTCCCATGGCCCAAGTTGTTGACGCTATGGCCTACCTGGCTTCTGGGCGGGCCATGGGGCGTATTGTTGTGGTTCCGTAA
- a CDS encoding ABC transporter substrate-binding protein, with protein sequence MKAALCRLLVTLTLGLALPVAGAAPLTLVTSHYPPYCMEEGGQAKGVAVELVKEAFSRMQQDITIVFVPFARAIDMVRTGQADAIFPFALRPERKQLFNYTTEKLLSDPGALFVRADSTLTFDGDFAKLASFSIGMPRGTYQGDAFMQAIQTYQLKIEETKDQEQNVRKLVAKHLDIVVGPRLLVQDAAHRINEAASIKLLYSDLSEGAAFVAFSMHGNRAELISRLDQTFKKMRVDGTYRRIFGAVSAAK encoded by the coding sequence ATGAAAGCTGCGCTTTGTAGGCTGTTGGTAACCCTGACGCTGGGTCTGGCGCTGCCAGTGGCTGGCGCCGCGCCGCTGACCCTTGTCACATCCCACTATCCGCCTTACTGCATGGAAGAGGGTGGCCAAGCCAAAGGTGTTGCGGTAGAGCTGGTGAAGGAGGCTTTTTCCCGTATGCAGCAAGACATCACCATCGTATTTGTCCCGTTTGCACGCGCCATCGACATGGTGCGAACCGGCCAGGCGGACGCCATTTTCCCTTTTGCGCTGCGGCCGGAGCGGAAGCAATTGTTCAACTACACCACGGAGAAACTACTGTCCGACCCCGGGGCGTTGTTTGTGCGCGCAGACTCAACCCTCACGTTTGACGGCGACTTTGCCAAGCTCGCCAGTTTCAGCATTGGTATGCCACGCGGTACCTACCAGGGCGACGCTTTTATGCAGGCCATACAGACCTATCAACTGAAGATCGAAGAAACCAAAGACCAGGAACAGAACGTACGCAAGCTGGTAGCGAAGCACCTTGACATCGTGGTCGGCCCACGTCTGTTGGTGCAAGACGCCGCCCATCGTATCAACGAAGCCGCCTCTATCAAGCTGCTGTATTCGGACCTTTCAGAAGGGGCAGCCTTTGTCGCGTTTTCCATGCACGGAAACCGGGCTGAGTTGATTTCCCGGCTAGACCAGACTTTCAAAAAGATGCGTGTAGACGGTACTTACCGCCGCATATTCGGCGCGGTCTCTGCTGCCAAATAA
- a CDS encoding AAA family ATPase — translation MTRQPFRHGLVIGKFYPPHLGHEYLIRSAALHSRAVTVAVLGSSAESLSIARRVQWLQSAFADSPHVRVIGAVDDVPVNYGDEGIWRAHVNIMREAVALADKTCAPLPPVDAVFTSEPYGDRLASYFQCAHVCLDHSRALYPTSGTAVRSSVPGQWHMLSPTVQAGLAMRVVVLGAESTGTTTLSQDLAQALRARGGVWANTQWVAEYGREYSANLLALAKAAAPGATAQNIAWHTTDFTHVAHEQCRRENAAAARGSPVLVCDTDAWTTRIWHVRYMGSASAAVDATAASMPPRALYILTSARGVPFEDDGLRDGEHLRSWMEQRFRDELRAQDVPWIEVHGTPQARCQTALDSLDALAARHWRFAPPLPTVAAE, via the coding sequence ATGACACGCCAGCCGTTTCGGCATGGCTTGGTGATCGGCAAGTTCTACCCGCCGCACTTGGGGCATGAATACCTGATCCGAAGCGCGGCCCTGCATAGCCGCGCGGTGACGGTGGCCGTACTCGGTTCCAGTGCAGAAAGTCTCAGCATCGCGCGGCGTGTGCAGTGGCTGCAAAGTGCTTTTGCGGACAGTCCCCATGTGCGCGTCATAGGCGCGGTCGATGATGTGCCGGTGAACTATGGGGACGAGGGCATATGGCGGGCCCATGTCAACATCATGCGGGAGGCTGTTGCGTTGGCTGATAAAACTTGCGCGCCGCTGCCTCCGGTGGATGCCGTCTTCACCTCAGAGCCATATGGCGACCGCTTGGCCAGTTACTTCCAGTGTGCACACGTTTGCCTGGACCATAGCCGCGCGCTTTACCCCACATCGGGCACTGCCGTGCGCAGCAGTGTGCCGGGCCAATGGCACATGTTGTCGCCCACCGTGCAAGCGGGCTTGGCGATGCGTGTGGTGGTGTTGGGGGCAGAGTCCACCGGCACCACCACCCTCAGCCAAGACCTGGCCCAAGCATTGCGGGCGCGTGGTGGGGTCTGGGCGAATACCCAGTGGGTGGCAGAGTACGGGCGGGAATACAGTGCCAACCTGCTGGCACTGGCCAAAGCTGCCGCGCCTGGGGCCACGGCCCAAAACATCGCATGGCACACGACCGACTTCACACATGTGGCACACGAACAATGCCGCAGAGAAAATGCGGCTGCGGCCCGCGGAAGCCCGGTGCTGGTCTGTGACACCGACGCCTGGACTACCCGCATCTGGCATGTGCGCTATATGGGCAGCGCCAGCGCAGCGGTGGATGCGACCGCCGCCAGCATGCCACCGCGTGCACTCTACATTCTCACCAGCGCGCGCGGCGTCCCCTTTGAGGACGATGGCCTGCGCGACGGGGAGCACCTGCGCAGCTGGATGGAACAGCGCTTCCGCGACGAGCTGCGTGCCCAAGACGTGCCCTGGATCGAAGTCCACGGCACACCGCAAGCGCGTTGCCAAACCGCGTTGGACAGCTTGGACGCGCTGGCGGCACGGCACTGGCGTTTTGCCCCACCATTGCCGACGGTGGCTGCCGAATGA
- a CDS encoding GGDEF domain-containing protein, which translates to MQHFFSPNFFTALSILLALLAVYLGMRLQRTLSKQARLKKYLLKLKDAERALRKSAFLDPLTGLANRLLLMDRFEVAMRHAKRSRKKFAVLMLDLNKFKAINDTYGHAAGDRVLVTVAQRLVSIVRESDTVARLGGDEFVLIVESINERAQLEALGQKLMDVVAQSLVLDSGETVAVGASVGYAWYPRDGDNLQDVLEVADQAMYTCKTSGLMPLA; encoded by the coding sequence ATGCAGCACTTTTTCTCCCCCAATTTCTTCACAGCGCTATCGATTCTGTTAGCACTGCTGGCGGTGTATTTGGGTATGCGGCTGCAGCGAACGTTGTCAAAACAGGCGCGGCTGAAAAAATACCTGTTGAAGCTGAAGGATGCCGAGCGTGCCCTGCGAAAGAGCGCATTCCTGGACCCCTTGACCGGGCTGGCCAACCGGCTCCTGCTGATGGACCGTTTTGAAGTGGCCATGCGCCATGCCAAGCGCAGCCGCAAGAAGTTTGCTGTGCTGATGCTGGACCTGAACAAGTTCAAGGCCATCAACGACACCTATGGCCACGCGGCGGGCGACAGGGTGCTGGTCACCGTGGCGCAACGGCTGGTGTCCATCGTGCGCGAGTCCGACACGGTGGCGCGCCTGGGCGGGGACGAGTTTGTGCTGATCGTAGAGTCCATCAACGAACGGGCACAGTTGGAGGCACTGGGCCAAAAACTGATGGACGTGGTGGCGCAAAGCCTGGTGCTGGACTCTGGCGAAACCGTGGCTGTGGGTGCCAGTGTGGGGTATGCCTGGTACCCCAGAGATGGCGACAACCTGCAAGACGTGCTGGAAGTGGCCGACCAGGCCATGTACACCTGCAAAACCTCGGGCTTGATGCCGCTGGCGTAA
- a CDS encoding ADP-ribosylglycohydrolase family protein produces MNTAQSLERALVGSMLGTAVGDALGLACEGLSPQRQLKMFPSLDRYGLLFGTGMVSDDTEHTVMVAQSLIVSGGDATRFARNFAWRLRAWLAALPAGVGMATGRAILKLWLFFPPSYSGVRSAGNGPAMRAAVMGVAFGNDRAALLALNRVSARITHRDERAEEGALTVAIAAHLAATSPSTLSGKEFVAVMAERLPAHSATLASIRAVAASLAAGESATDFVAGLGSKNGVSGYMLHTLPAVLHVWLRHQDDYIGGVTEMIRLGGDSDSTAAILGGIIGARVGRDGIPPHLLRNLRDWPRSPRFIERVARRLAQSRVASTRMPAVFSLVIATPLRNLLFLGVVLLHGFRRLLPPY; encoded by the coding sequence ATGAACACAGCACAAAGCTTGGAGCGTGCACTGGTTGGCTCAATGCTCGGAACGGCTGTGGGCGACGCACTGGGCTTGGCGTGTGAAGGGCTGAGCCCGCAACGGCAGTTGAAGATGTTCCCGTCGCTGGACCGTTACGGGCTTTTGTTCGGCACGGGCATGGTCTCCGACGATACGGAGCATACGGTGATGGTGGCGCAGTCGCTGATCGTGTCGGGCGGTGATGCAACACGTTTTGCGCGCAACTTCGCATGGCGTCTCAGGGCTTGGTTGGCAGCGCTACCTGCTGGTGTTGGCATGGCAACCGGGCGTGCCATCCTCAAGCTCTGGTTGTTTTTTCCACCGTCGTACAGCGGCGTGCGCTCCGCGGGTAATGGCCCTGCGATGCGGGCTGCGGTGATGGGGGTTGCATTTGGCAATGACCGGGCCGCGTTACTGGCGTTGAACCGTGTATCGGCCCGTATCACCCACAGGGATGAGCGGGCAGAAGAGGGTGCATTGACAGTGGCCATTGCCGCCCACCTGGCGGCCACGTCCCCCTCCACATTGTCCGGAAAGGAGTTTGTGGCGGTGATGGCAGAGCGGTTACCTGCGCATAGTGCAACTCTGGCGTCTATCCGTGCGGTGGCGGCCAGCTTGGCCGCGGGTGAATCTGCTACCGACTTTGTGGCTGGCCTGGGCTCCAAAAATGGCGTCAGCGGCTACATGCTGCACACCTTGCCAGCCGTGTTGCATGTCTGGCTGCGCCACCAGGATGACTACATTGGTGGTGTGACGGAGATGATCCGCCTGGGGGGTGATTCGGACTCCACCGCCGCCATTTTGGGCGGCATCATCGGCGCCCGGGTAGGGCGCGACGGCATACCTCCTCACCTGTTGCGCAACCTGCGCGACTGGCCACGGTCGCCGCGGTTCATAGAGCGGGTCGCACGGCGGTTGGCGCAAAGCCGCGTTGCAAGTACCCGCATGCCCGCGGTGTTCTCGTTGGTTATCGCCACGCCGCTGCGCAACCTGCTCTTCTTAGGGGTTGTGTTGTTGCACGGTTTTCGGCGCCTGCTGCCACCCTATTGA
- a CDS encoding septal ring lytic transglycosylase RlpA family protein, with translation MTTRSFKLLVGLSVAILVGCATPLPTPEPPPASRAPAPLVDTPPAASTAPVQPITPEASDTTVLPDDPTQTPLVADVPWKQRGLASWYGKRFNGRRTASGERFSAGGFTAAHRTLPIPSYVRVRRVANGDEVIVRINDRGPFHRGRVLDLSYAAANKLGMVAVGSAEVEMELLTEEEWRASGK, from the coding sequence ATGACTACTCGCTCCTTCAAGCTGCTTGTCGGGCTGAGTGTGGCCATTCTGGTGGGGTGTGCAACACCCCTGCCCACACCCGAGCCACCGCCCGCAAGCCGTGCGCCGGCGCCCCTTGTCGACACTCCACCGGCCGCATCGACAGCTCCGGTGCAGCCCATAACACCCGAGGCCAGCGACACCACCGTGCTACCGGACGATCCGACGCAAACACCTCTGGTGGCCGATGTGCCATGGAAGCAGCGGGGGCTGGCGTCCTGGTACGGCAAAAGATTCAATGGCCGGCGCACGGCCAGTGGCGAGCGTTTCAGCGCTGGGGGCTTTACCGCGGCGCACCGCACCCTGCCCATTCCCAGCTACGTGCGGGTGCGGCGGGTGGCCAACGGCGATGAGGTGATTGTGCGTATCAATGACCGAGGCCCGTTTCATCGCGGGCGCGTGCTGGATCTCAGTTACGCGGCAGCCAACAAACTGGGCATGGTAGCAGTGGGCAGTGCCGAGGTGGAGATGGAGCTGTTGACCGAGGAAGAGTGGCGCGCCTCGGGCAAATAA
- the kynA gene encoding tryptophan 2,3-dioxygenase translates to MHAAAPASVGESIVAEEKAQLDFSKSMSYGDYLNIDTILSAQKPLSPTHDEMLFIIQHQTSELWMKLMLHELTAAIKSISNDELGAAFKMLARVSKIMEQLVHAWDVLATMTPPEYSAMRPYLGQSSGFQSFQYRCIEFALGNKNAAMLQPHAHAPERLALVQAAYVAPSLYDESLRLLARRGINVPASHTQRDWSQPYVANKEVEQAWLQVYRDPKAHWDLYQLGEELTDLEDAFRLWRFRHVTTVERVIGFKRGTGGTGGVSYLRKMLDVVLFPEIWSLRTEL, encoded by the coding sequence ATGCACGCAGCAGCACCTGCATCCGTAGGCGAATCCATCGTCGCCGAAGAAAAAGCCCAGCTCGACTTCAGCAAAAGCATGAGCTACGGCGACTACCTGAACATCGACACCATCCTCTCGGCGCAGAAACCGCTCTCGCCCACACACGACGAGATGTTGTTCATCATCCAGCACCAGACCAGCGAGCTGTGGATGAAGCTGATGCTGCACGAGCTGACCGCCGCTATCAAAAGCATTTCCAACGATGAACTGGGCGCTGCCTTCAAGATGCTGGCCCGCGTCAGCAAGATCATGGAGCAGCTCGTCCACGCCTGGGACGTGCTGGCCACGATGACGCCGCCCGAGTATTCCGCCATGCGACCCTACCTGGGCCAGAGCAGCGGCTTCCAGAGCTTCCAGTACCGCTGTATCGAATTCGCGCTGGGCAACAAGAACGCCGCCATGCTGCAGCCTCACGCCCACGCGCCCGAACGCCTGGCGCTGGTGCAGGCAGCCTACGTGGCGCCGTCGCTGTATGACGAATCCCTGCGCCTGCTGGCGCGCCGCGGCATAAACGTGCCGGCATCGCACACGCAGCGCGACTGGTCACAACCCTACGTGGCCAACAAAGAAGTCGAGCAGGCCTGGCTGCAGGTCTACCGCGACCCCAAGGCCCATTGGGACCTGTACCAACTGGGCGAAGAACTCACCGATCTGGAAGACGCCTTCCGCCTGTGGCGCTTCCGCCATGTGACCACGGTGGAGCGTGTCATAGGCTTCAAGCGCGGCACCGGTGGCACGGGTGGCGTGAGTTACCTGCGCAAGATGCTGGATGTGGTGCTGTTCCCGGAGATATGGTCCCTGCGGACAGAGCTCTAA
- the pnuC gene encoding nicotinamide riboside transporter PnuC, translating into MDIVALLTTSFQLGPAQLTVGDALGFATGLLCVWLTAKASIWNFGWGILNSMILGVVFLDQRLFAESALQVMFIVLSVQGWVYWASGRRAVAPAFRATSLREQAVLLFAAAVMSLLLWQVLLQLRGSAPPIDAAITALSLCAQWQLNRRQASSWYWWIGVDVVSIPLYWSRGLYLIAGLYVIFLVICVYGLYNWRRAQSQAVSGPQEAST; encoded by the coding sequence ATGGATATTGTTGCGCTGTTGACCACCAGCTTTCAGCTAGGGCCCGCCCAACTCACCGTGGGGGATGCACTGGGCTTTGCCACGGGGCTGTTGTGTGTGTGGCTCACAGCCAAAGCCAGCATCTGGAATTTTGGCTGGGGCATTCTCAACAGCATGATTCTGGGTGTTGTGTTCCTCGACCAGCGACTGTTTGCAGAGTCGGCCCTGCAAGTGATGTTCATCGTGTTGTCTGTGCAGGGCTGGGTGTATTGGGCCAGCGGTCGGCGTGCGGTGGCGCCGGCCTTCAGGGCCACCAGCCTGCGCGAACAGGCGGTGTTGTTGTTTGCGGCGGCGGTCATGTCGCTGTTGCTGTGGCAGGTGCTGCTGCAACTGCGCGGCAGTGCACCACCCATTGATGCGGCCATCACGGCACTGAGCCTGTGTGCGCAATGGCAGCTCAACCGGCGGCAGGCCTCCAGCTGGTACTGGTGGATCGGGGTCGATGTGGTCTCCATACCGCTGTACTGGAGCCGCGGCCTGTACCTGATTGCCGGGTTGTACGTCATCTTTTTGGTGATCTGCGTGTACGGTCTGTACAACTGGCGGCGGGCGCAGAGCCAAGCAGTCAGCGGCCCGCAAGAGGCCAGCACATGA
- a CDS encoding NUDIX domain-containing protein, with product MNYTYEYARAALTVDCVIFGFDGERMQLLFIKRALAPYQGTWALPGGFVHVDESLDDAAKRELQEETGLTDVFLEQLYTFGQLGRDPRERVVSVAYFALVNRFSHTLQAATDAADARWFAMQELPVLAFDHAHIVEVALARLRGKLRYEPIGFELLPKKFRLSQLQALYEAVLGQTLDKRNFRKKVLGYDLLIPLEETQRDGAHRPAQLFRFDTKRYQQLKKKGFSFEL from the coding sequence ATGAATTACACCTACGAATACGCCCGAGCAGCCCTTACCGTCGATTGCGTCATCTTCGGCTTTGACGGCGAGCGTATGCAGTTGTTATTTATCAAGCGTGCGCTCGCCCCGTACCAGGGGACCTGGGCGCTGCCCGGTGGTTTTGTCCATGTGGATGAGTCGCTGGACGACGCTGCGAAGCGCGAACTGCAGGAAGAGACGGGACTGACCGACGTCTTCCTGGAGCAGCTCTACACTTTCGGCCAACTGGGGCGTGACCCGCGTGAACGGGTGGTGAGCGTGGCCTACTTTGCACTGGTCAATCGCTTTTCCCACACGCTGCAGGCGGCCACGGACGCGGCAGATGCCCGGTGGTTTGCAATGCAAGAGTTGCCCGTGCTGGCGTTTGACCACGCACATATTGTGGAAGTGGCTCTGGCGCGCTTGCGTGGCAAGTTGCGGTATGAACCGATTGGCTTCGAGCTGCTGCCCAAGAAGTTTCGCCTGTCGCAGCTGCAGGCGCTGTATGAAGCGGTCTTAGGGCAGACATTGGACAAGCGGAACTTTCGCAAGAAGGTCTTGGGCTACGACCTGCTGATCCCTCTGGAAGAAACCCAGCGCGACGGCGCCCACAGGCCCGCGCAGCTTTTTCGGTTTGACACCAAACGCTACCAGCAACTCAAAAAGAAAGGCTTCAGCTTCGAGTTATGA
- a CDS encoding alpha/beta fold hydrolase yields the protein MNRSTTPLSNALPADADMTEQANPGHGIPSQDPDAAAQTPLEPHDVDREANSVLVGGGVMAGAATGAAIGVAVAGPVGILAGASLGAVVGALGGAAVGASVNAEEASSDDIASAANVHLHIHDSGGKGPAVVLIHGWPLSAQAWEPQVSVLEAAGYRVVAYDRRGFGRSDKPETGYSFDSLADDLHRVMDQCGLQDVTLVGFSMGGGEVARYVARHGQARLRSVVFAAAVPPCLMKTADNPEGPLTPEKAQQKKLALEQDRNAYFDAFTTNFFSANGVLQVTESQRGEAVAICRQSAQHAALACMDSFSTTDFREDLKKLTVPTLVIHGDADAIVPIEGSGLRTHLAVPHSQLVTVAGAPHGLNVSHAKQFNNALLSFLRAHP from the coding sequence ATGAATCGATCGACCACCCCATTGTCAAATGCCCTGCCGGCCGACGCAGACATGACAGAGCAGGCTAACCCCGGCCATGGCATTCCGTCGCAAGACCCCGATGCAGCGGCGCAGACTCCGCTGGAACCCCACGATGTCGACCGCGAGGCCAACTCCGTGCTGGTTGGTGGCGGCGTGATGGCGGGTGCGGCCACGGGCGCCGCCATCGGTGTTGCGGTGGCCGGACCGGTTGGCATACTGGCTGGAGCCTCGTTGGGTGCCGTTGTTGGTGCATTGGGGGGCGCCGCCGTTGGCGCCTCCGTGAACGCAGAGGAAGCCAGTAGCGATGACATTGCATCAGCGGCCAACGTGCACCTGCACATCCACGACAGTGGTGGCAAGGGCCCAGCCGTGGTGCTCATCCATGGTTGGCCGCTGTCGGCTCAGGCTTGGGAGCCGCAGGTATCTGTGCTGGAAGCCGCCGGCTATCGCGTAGTGGCGTACGACCGACGGGGCTTCGGGCGTTCTGACAAACCGGAGACTGGCTATAGCTTTGACTCACTCGCCGACGACCTGCATCGCGTCATGGATCAGTGTGGACTGCAGGATGTGACCCTTGTGGGCTTCTCCATGGGCGGGGGCGAGGTGGCAAGGTATGTCGCCCGCCACGGCCAAGCTCGTCTGCGCAGTGTGGTGTTTGCTGCGGCCGTGCCTCCCTGCCTTATGAAGACGGCAGACAACCCCGAGGGTCCACTTACACCCGAGAAGGCGCAACAAAAGAAACTTGCACTTGAGCAAGACCGAAACGCCTACTTCGACGCGTTCACCACAAATTTTTTCTCGGCCAACGGAGTGCTCCAGGTCACCGAGTCCCAGCGCGGCGAGGCGGTGGCTATCTGTCGTCAATCAGCACAGCATGCAGCGCTGGCGTGTATGGACTCGTTCAGTACCACCGATTTCCGCGAAGACCTGAAGAAGCTGACGGTGCCAACGCTGGTGATCCATGGCGATGCCGACGCGATCGTGCCTATTGAGGGCTCGGGTCTGCGCACCCATCTCGCAGTGCCCCACAGCCAATTGGTGACGGTAGCCGGTGCACCACACGGACTGAACGTGTCGCACGCAAAGCAGTTCAACAACGCACTGTTGTCGTTCCTGCGGGCGCATCCCTAG